Proteins from one Sander lucioperca isolate FBNREF2018 chromosome 16, SLUC_FBN_1.2, whole genome shotgun sequence genomic window:
- the LOC116050085 gene encoding gastrula zinc finger protein XlCGF46.1-like has protein sequence MRTHTGEKPFSCSQCDKRFGREQHLKEHIKIHTGDKPFSCSECGKQFGREQHLKRHMLTHTEDKPFSCLVCPKKCTTRENLAYHMLVHTGEKRFSCRDCHERFGWPEQVKRHKCVGRQASQHHQSQTEENREPQSGLNSPTNDEVPVSDSRFSAGEKSFLCSECGKTFWTKTHLKAHIRTHTGEKPFSCSECGRTFRTNTHMKRHMGTHTGDKPFNCSVCDKSFLRAGDLKKHMRTHTGEKPFSCTVCKKSFPWRHQLQTHMIVHTGDKRLSCSVCNKRFARHSQIKTHKCVARHSSQLHQSDTEENREAEPAACRETQHMETEADGEDCGGPEPARNSHPHLQPEREHQTGDSSDPETDDSADWKETREPQSALNSLNNQDVRISDERCSVGEKSFSCSECQKRFGTSGDLKKHMRTHTGEKPFSCSVCKKSFTLSGNLQKHMRVHTGEKRFTCSVCDKRFAWLHHMKKHKCVGRHSSQIHQTEKNMHTVTPPVSLKSQFSLICVSVFPTDVEQLLVVKEEVPPEQQECSSSVDQQEPEPPLNIKE, from the coding sequence ATGAGAACTCATACCGGAGAGAAGCCTTTTAGCTGCTCTCAGTGTGACAAAAGATTTGGCCGTGAGCAACATCTAAAGGAACACATTAAAATCCATACAGGGGATAAgccttttagctgctctgagtgtgggaaacAATTTGGCCGTGAGCAAcatctgaagagacacatgTTAACTCATACAGAAGAcaaaccatttagttgtttagtTTGTCCTAAAAAATGTACAACCAGAGAAAATCTGGCATACCACATGCTAGTCCACACTGGGGAGAAAAGATTCAGCTGCCGTGATTGTCACGAAAGATTTGGCTGGCCCGAACAGGTCAAAAGACATAAATGTGTTGGCCGTCAGGCCTCACAACATCATCAAAGTCAAACTGAGGAGaacagagaacctcagtcaggttTAAACTCTCCGACAAATGATGAAGTTCCTGTCAGTGATTCGAGATTTAGTGCTGGTGAGAAATCATTtctctgctctgagtgtgggaaaaCCTTTTGGACCAAGACACATCTGAAGGCACACAttagaactcacacaggagaaaagccttttagctgctctgagtgtgggagaaCATTTAGAACGAATACACACATGAAACGACACATGGGAACCCACACAGGAGATAAACCATTTAATTGCTCAGTTTGTGATAAAAGCTTTTTGCGCGCTGGTGatctgaagaaacacatgagaactcacacaggagaaaaaccttttagctgcacggtctgtaagaaatcttttccTTGGAGGCATCAGTTACAGACACACATGATCGTCCACACAGGAGACAAAAGActgagctgcagtgtttgtaacaaaagatttgccCGGCATTCACAGatcaaaacacataaatgtgttgCCCGTCACTcgtcacagcttcatcagagtGATACTGAGgagaacagagaggcagagcctgcagcctgcagagaaactcaacacatggaaacagaagctgatggagaggactgtggaggaccagaaccagccaggaactcgcATCCACATTTACAACCAGAGAGAGAacaccagactggagactcttctgatcctgagactgatgacagtgctgattggaaggagaccagagaacctcagtcagctttaaactctctgaataATCAGGATGTTCGTATCAGCGATGAGAGATGTAGTGTTGGTGAGAAATCCTTTAGCTGTTCTGAGTGTCAGAAAAGATTTGGGACCAGTGGAGATCTAAagaaacacatgagaactcatacaggagagaaacctttcagctgctcagtttgtaagaaatcttttacattGAGTGGaaatttacagaaacacatgagagTCCACACAGGCGAGAAACGATTCACCTGCAGTGTTTGTGACAAAAGATTTGCCTGGCTTCATCACatgaaaaaacataaatgtgtcGGTCGTCATTCCTCACAGATTCATCAAACAGAGAAGAATATGCACACTGTTACACCCCCAGTTAGCTTGAAATCACAGTTTTCCTTAATTTGTGTTTCAGTGTTCCCTACAGATGTTGAGCAActgttggtggttaaagaagaggttccccctgagcagcaggagtgtagctccagtgtggaccagcaggagccagagccccccctaaacattaaagag